The following DNA comes from Magnolia sinica isolate HGM2019 chromosome 18, MsV1, whole genome shotgun sequence.
tcatccaggtctatgtgaccttatgaacacgctggatggaaaataaatatcacggtgggccctagtatAGTTTCATTGGTAGCCTcataatcaccactgcttcctgtggtgtggcctccttgagctttggatctgctcctTTTTTATCTAATAGCttaaaaatgatcttttaaaatggatagacagcgtggataaaacatatgcatcacggtTAGCTCCACATAGCCCTTGCCAGGACTGAAAGAGTCCTGACAggggtagggctgaaagttgggtgggttcaacccgaccgacccgacattgggttgggcttgggcaggatataTCGAGTCCGATCACGGGCttgggttatacaaacaccaacccgataaaacttgggtcgggcttgggttgaggtcttgggttgcccgacccaacccgaacccgaacaatatataagttatttataaattataattgagtatagatagtttgtgttgaaggcataggaaatttcaGTGTTGTCGAGTCTCATCGCTCCACATCATTTcaaatgactcaagctaacaatatatgctagatttctctctcccaaatagattgtgtgctacacaagaGTAGttttcctatattttagcttgtttgtttaggaaaaatgaagttttttatgataaataacaatcgtatataattaataaaattatagatacaaataataaaatgtgtattgaaatatgATAGACTAacgtaataatgaaaatattagcatgtatctgcCCGAACACCCGACTAACCCGACTGAGCTtacttgggttgggttgggttagggttgaggtatagtaACCTTgcgttgggctagggttgagcaccaacccgaccaacccgcttgactttcagccctagattGGGGTAGGGTGGAATTGGCGGCGTCCACACGGTTGACGCTAAAGACTAAAAAGTGTTTTTAACGGTAAACCAAGGAAATCGAATGATAGATTACTAGACAAGAAGATAGGAGATGGAGTGTGCAATCGACAGCAGCCATTTCAGTGATCCGATGCCATGGATCGGTGTATATATAACAGCAGCTTCTCTAGTTTGCTCACTTGCCATGGCGGCCGATATCATTAACGGGCTCCGCCTTCGAAAGCTCTGGTTTCCATGCAGATTCTTCTCGCTCAACGCCACTTCCTTGACCCTTCTAACAATCGCGACGAAACTGCCTGTCGATCTTAGCACTCCAATGCCCCGGGCTCAAGATCAGCTCACCAAGCTAAGTGGGACCGTCCTGATTTGCACCGCAATGGCCAACTTCATGCCGTCTTTAGGAACCATGGAAGACTCCCAGGTGATCTTGAACGTCGTTCCTTTGATAATTCTAGTAATCACCATAATTATCAATGTCTGCATTCAGATGAGTACCAAAGTAATTTCTGCCTTCGTAACCGAACACATGATAATCCTGTTTTTCATGCTAATCATGCTCCTGATTCTTTGTTCCTCTGCTTTAACGGTTTCGACCACAAGTCAGTTGCTAAAACAACAGTACGAGTTGAAACACCATCAAGCTTCAGATGGGCCAGATGTGAAAGTTGAGACATCCACCGTTACgaaattgaaaaatgatgtgAGGAAATATTGGATGATGGCTCATAGCTCTAGTCCTCAGTATGTTCTCAGTCGCTCCTTGATTGGCACCGCTTCGGGAGCTTTCTGTCTCTTGGGTGCTATGGTTCTGACGGAGGCATTCATCGCATCACTATGTCTATTTCCATACTGGTGTGAAGTTCTCGATTGTCCTTCAACTGCTCAATCCCCATACGAGGGGTCGACTAAGCTTGTCTCATTTTCTCAAGTAATTGCAGTAGGGGTAGGAACTATAGCCCCTGCTTGTAGATGTTTTGCCGCCGTCAATTCGAGGCGCTTTCAGATAAAAACATGGAGTGAATTCAAAGGCGAGTTTAAGGTGGAGAGGTACTGGATTCAGAAATTGGTGGAATGGAAAGACAGCCCTTTACATTTCGACATCAAGAGCAGGAGCTGTCTAAGGTTCGTCTATGGCTTTAGAAATCTAATACTGGATGTCTGTCTACAAATGCAAACTGCAATAGTCTTGTTCAGCAAATCTGTTCGATTAGCTTTGATGTTGGTCATGACTGGGCTCAAAATTCTGCTGTCCTGCTTCCTCTCAATCCTACCACGAAGGCAGTTCAAGTCCTCTGGAAGCGTTTCGAATGAGGAAACAGTGTCTTCTTCAAATACAGAGAGAGGCCTGAATGATTTCGTATTACATCTCGAGGGTGAGGACAAATTGGTCCATTTGATCATGAAACAAGGCTGCATCGACACAGAGAAATGGATCCATAAAGGTAGAAAGAACCAATTAAAACATCTCATGGATCTTTTAAGCAAATCAACAATTTCGGAAGGCTACAAGGGAGTTTGCGATTTTGACAGCGACGTAGTTCGCCCGGTAGGTTCGGAGGAAAGTCCTCCCAACTGCTGGGCTCTGCCTTTGGTAACCCTGGTGAGCATAGCCATTGCAATTCCTTGCACGGACCGAGAACTGATCAAACCATTGCTACGTGGGGTAAATGAAGGCCTCCGTTGCGTACGATTCATAGAGAAGAAGCTGGATTTGAAAGGGCTGGAAAGGATTGTGTCAGCAGATATCGTCTGGCTAGGTGTTGATCTTAACCATAAATGGTTCGATGTGGATATTGCCACATTGATCCCTGAAGAGAAGGATCCCAAGAAAATAATCGAACGCCTTGCAGAGATTGGAAAGGATTGTGTTTTGGACTTTGAGAAGACCATGGCGCCTGTGTGGGGAAACAAGAAGAACACTCTTAAGTGGACGGCCAAAGCATTGGCGGGCAATTCTCTGTATAGAATCTGTCAAACCATTCTGGATGACTATGAAAACAAATTTAGGACAGCGGAAGAGTTGTTCGAATGGTTGTGTGTAACTATTTCTGATATATTGGGAGCCTGTCTTACCAATTTACCGCATGCGATATCCATCGAATGCTCTTCCAGTGCCATCGAAGCAAAGGAAGATAGCATTAGGAAAGCAGCTTCTTTTCTTGGCGAAGCTGAAAACATATTGGAAACTCTCGGACAACAAGGGGTTCAAGATCTGGGCATTGATCAATGTGCCTATATCGACGACTGGCGTGCCAGCAAACTGAAGAAGAACACGTCACGCCTCCCTTCTGCTACTTCCAATGACGATATGTCCAACGCTACTTTAGGTGAACTGCGTCTATCTAACGAGTAGGGATCAGAAGCTTTTGATTCGAGGAGATAAAAAGTAAATCATTATTCATGGCTTCGATCTAGTTGATCACCAAATTACGTACTGTAGTTAACCatagggtcgtttggatgccgtAAGTTTTATTAGCTGTAAATTGCTTGCAGGCCAGCttagtaggtgttacccttatcttatagtatgatatgttatatatccattcacgtcatctgtttttctataccagtcccaaaaattaagcctattcaaatctcaggtggatcacacctaTACCTGggaatcgagttgagtcggacaaGTTGGGGCGGAACTGATTCATTCCTGTTTTGAAATATACTGGCCCAAACTTGATCTGACTTGGtatgagtccagcatgcctgacttgatTTGAATCCGGGTCTGACTTGGAATAATCTAGACTGACTCCGACCAGGTCACAAGTATCAAGTTGGGTTAGGTGCAATGGGCATCCACGGCTAATCACAACTCACCTAGGTGTACTTGCTAGAATTAAATCCCCTCCATCAACTATATGACATCTCAAATcaacctcactgcgatagccattgacgcctatcaaaccatattcagtgtgTAGGAGACGCAAATGATGTGCatgctggtgttcatgtggaataggagaagccagatgatcttgcgactctttATTCCTGATTTTATTCGTATTTAATTTGTATTGTTATGTATTGTAAAAAACTTaaaacattggtttgtataagttttcgatCAGCCACTTAATATATTTTGCTATATATATTTGActtccctcttatacttgatttgtttttatttcgCCGAACTGTTCATTCTAATATAGAATAAAAATGTGTACGTGAAAtttgggctatctttaaaggttaatactCAAGTTTTTGGAAAATAAGTAGTGTACTGGGGTTTCAggaatcagggtgttacaaatggtatcagagaggaGTTTAGACTAATCTTGCCTTTGGAAAACAAACTTATACAAACCTttaatgtctcaagttaggatgttgGAATTAGAAATTTAAACTTAAACAAATCCCCTCTAGACTTAGAGAAAGTTTGAGAATAcaaaaacttaaacttaagttcCCTTAAAAATTGTTAGGATAGCTATTTGAACTTATTTAGAATCCCCTTTGGATTAGGGAAAATTGTGAACATAGAGACATAAAATTTTAGGTTTAGTTATTTGAATTTAGAAACTAAATTTAGATACCATGAGAGAATAAACAAACCAATATGGTGTACATTATTTCAAGCAAGAACATTCCTTAAATTAGGCTTCCAAGGAGCATTCTTGAGAATCTAGAATTTGAACTTTTCCCATAATTTTCCTTAGTTAAAATAACATTGTCACAAACACAAAGTGAGTGAAACAAATTTAGGCATCGTGAGAAATTCTTTACCCACCATATTGTACATAAGTACTCCCTAAACTTAAGGAATCATGCCAGAAATTGTAATTTGAATCCCCTAAAATATCTCAGTAGTTAGGAACAATATGTCCCACAAATTCCAGTAATTAGAACTAATTAGaggtgaaaatagaaaatttcataATATTCCCAAATGTCTAGAGTAATTGAGACCACAAACTGACGGGATCTTGTTTTAAGCAAAGTCTACACGGTATGATCCAAATTCTAAACCCTAACGATTACAACGATCTCAATGTCCTAATCAAGTAGAAGATGGATATTCATCAAGGATTAGGGAAGGATACCGATAAATTTACTGCCCTGATTATCTCGAACATTGAAAACAGAAAAGGTTATCATACTCTGGATAGTCGgggactaaaaaataaaaataaaaatattaataaagaaattcttccttAAGTATCAGTTGTTACTCGATATCCGAATAAACTTCTAATACTAATAAATACtataggaaaatgaaatgttgatgaatatatatatatatatatatatatatatatatatatccttagtTTTTAGTAATTACTGAAAGGATTTCTAACCTTTAATGGAACCTATGCAACTTAGTCGATCTGTTGGATTAGAAGT
Coding sequences within:
- the LOC131233708 gene encoding uncharacterized protein LOC131233708, which encodes MECAIDSSHFSDPMPWIGVYITAASLVCSLAMAADIINGLRLRKLWFPCRFFSLNATSLTLLTIATKLPVDLSTPMPRAQDQLTKLSGTVLICTAMANFMPSLGTMEDSQVILNVVPLIILVITIIINVCIQMSTKVISAFVTEHMIILFFMLIMLLILCSSALTVSTTSQLLKQQYELKHHQASDGPDVKVETSTVTKLKNDVRKYWMMAHSSSPQYVLSRSLIGTASGAFCLLGAMVLTEAFIASLCLFPYWCEVLDCPSTAQSPYEGSTKLVSFSQVIAVGVGTIAPACRCFAAVNSRRFQIKTWSEFKGEFKVERYWIQKLVEWKDSPLHFDIKSRSCLRFVYGFRNLILDVCLQMQTAIVLFSKSVRLALMLVMTGLKILLSCFLSILPRRQFKSSGSVSNEETVSSSNTERGLNDFVLHLEGEDKLVHLIMKQGCIDTEKWIHKGRKNQLKHLMDLLSKSTISEGYKGVCDFDSDVVRPVGSEESPPNCWALPLVTLVSIAIAIPCTDRELIKPLLRGVNEGLRCVRFIEKKLDLKGLERIVSADIVWLGVDLNHKWFDVDIATLIPEEKDPKKIIERLAEIGKDCVLDFEKTMAPVWGNKKNTLKWTAKALAGNSLYRICQTILDDYENKFRTAEELFEWLCVTISDILGACLTNLPHAISIECSSSAIEAKEDSIRKAASFLGEAENILETLGQQGVQDLGIDQCAYIDDWRASKLKKNTSRLPSATSNDDMSNATLGELRLSNE